In a single window of the Micromonospora inositola genome:
- a CDS encoding DUF58 domain-containing protein, which translates to MRDGLRGLTTRGRSFLAAALAAAVSAGILGEKDLLRVAILLAVLPLLAAAYVGRSRYKLACNRSLEPHRVPVGASSRVVLRLQNLSRLPTGTLLLEDRLPYALGSRPRVVLERLGAHQASSVAYTVRADVRGRYEVGPLVVRLTDPFGLCELTRAFPSTDHLTVIPQVTPLPSVRLPGEYAGSGDSRARSVAVHGEDDAATREYRMGDDLRRVHWKSTARTGELMVRREEQPWDSRATVVLDTRAFGHRGDGPTASFEWAVSAAASIAVHLRQAGYKLRLVTGSGADVDATEGAGDGLLLDHLAEVRLDRRVEMSTLVQRVRQRADGGLIIGLFGSVSTAEAELLGGLRGSGATCVGFVLDSSTWLNLPPKARAEADHAHGAAALALLQSGWRVIGVDHGSRLPMLWPQAARGSQGFALRAALAETVAGGVR; encoded by the coding sequence GTGCGCGACGGCCTGCGTGGACTGACCACCCGCGGCCGCTCCTTCCTGGCGGCCGCGCTGGCCGCCGCGGTCTCCGCCGGCATCCTCGGCGAGAAGGACCTGCTGCGGGTGGCCATCCTGCTCGCCGTCCTGCCGCTGCTCGCGGCGGCGTACGTGGGGCGCAGCCGCTACAAGCTCGCCTGCAACCGGTCCCTGGAGCCGCACCGGGTGCCGGTCGGGGCCAGCTCCCGGGTGGTGCTGCGGCTGCAGAACCTGTCCCGGCTGCCCACCGGCACCCTGCTGCTGGAGGACCGGCTGCCGTACGCGCTGGGCAGCCGGCCGAGGGTGGTGCTGGAACGGCTCGGCGCGCACCAGGCCAGCTCGGTGGCGTACACCGTCCGCGCCGACGTGCGTGGCCGGTACGAGGTGGGTCCGCTGGTGGTCCGGCTGACCGACCCGTTCGGGTTGTGCGAGCTCACCCGCGCCTTCCCCAGCACCGACCACCTCACCGTCATCCCGCAGGTCACCCCGCTGCCCTCGGTCCGCCTCCCCGGCGAGTACGCCGGCAGCGGCGACAGCCGGGCCCGCTCGGTCGCCGTGCACGGCGAGGACGACGCGGCCACCCGGGAGTACCGGATGGGCGACGACCTGCGCCGGGTGCACTGGAAGTCGACCGCCCGCACCGGCGAGCTGATGGTGCGCCGCGAGGAGCAGCCCTGGGATAGCCGGGCCACGGTCGTGCTGGACACCCGCGCCTTCGGCCACCGGGGCGACGGCCCGACGGCGAGCTTCGAGTGGGCGGTCTCCGCCGCGGCCAGCATCGCCGTGCACCTGCGTCAGGCCGGCTACAAGCTGCGCCTGGTCACCGGCTCCGGCGCCGACGTGGACGCGACCGAGGGGGCCGGCGACGGGTTGCTCCTCGACCACCTCGCCGAGGTCCGGCTGGACAGGCGGGTCGAGATGTCCACGCTGGTGCAGCGGGTCCGGCAGCGGGCCGACGGCGGGCTGATCATCGGCCTGTTCGGCTCGGTGAGCACGGCCGAGGCGGAGCTGCTCGGCGGGCTGCGAGGCAGCGGCGCCACCTGCGTCGGCTTCGTGCTGGACAGCTCCACCTGGCTCAACCTCCCGCCGAAGGCCCGGGCCGAGGCGGACCACGCGCACGGCGCCGCGGCGCTCGCCCTGCTGCAGAGCGGGTGGCGGGTGATCGGCGTGGACCACGGCAGCCGGTTGCCGATGCTGTGGCCGCAGGCGGCCCGCGGCTCGCAGGGCTTCGCGCTGCGCGCGGCGCTCGCCGAGACGGTGGCCGGGGGCGTGCGATGA
- a CDS encoding AAA family ATPase: protein MTQQTWDEVGGLLPHDEFRAASEAIVANIEQVIEGKTATVRLALAVLLAEGHLLIEDVPGVGKTKLAKALARSIDCSVRRIQFTPDLLPSDVTGVSVYNQETHDFEFRPGAVFANLVVGDEINRASPKTQSALLECMEERQVTVDGVTYQLQTPFMVIATQNPIEMEGTYPLPEAQRDRFTARIAMGYPDVGAELAMLDGHGAADPLNELRPVSDAATVRRLIATVRQVHVADAVKQYAIDLVTATREAPDLRLGASPRATLQLLRTSRAVAALEGRDYVLPDDLQALAVPVLAHRIIPTADAQLARRTTDAIVAELVHRLPLPHDRKRSPYDTRPATGNGRGPFEPRRP, encoded by the coding sequence GTGACACAACAGACCTGGGACGAGGTGGGCGGTCTGCTGCCGCACGACGAGTTCCGCGCCGCCAGCGAGGCCATCGTGGCCAACATCGAGCAGGTCATCGAGGGCAAGACCGCCACCGTGCGGCTCGCCCTGGCCGTGCTGCTCGCCGAGGGCCACCTGCTCATCGAGGACGTGCCCGGCGTGGGCAAGACCAAGCTGGCCAAGGCGCTCGCCCGTTCCATCGACTGCTCCGTCCGCCGGATCCAGTTCACCCCCGACCTGCTGCCCAGCGACGTCACCGGGGTCAGCGTCTACAACCAGGAGACGCACGACTTCGAGTTCCGCCCCGGCGCGGTCTTCGCCAACCTGGTGGTCGGCGACGAGATCAACCGGGCCTCGCCGAAGACCCAGTCCGCCCTGCTCGAGTGCATGGAGGAGCGGCAGGTCACGGTCGACGGGGTCACCTACCAGCTGCAGACCCCGTTCATGGTGATCGCGACGCAGAACCCGATCGAGATGGAGGGGACGTACCCGCTGCCGGAGGCGCAGCGCGACCGGTTCACCGCCCGGATCGCGATGGGCTACCCGGACGTCGGCGCCGAGCTGGCCATGCTGGACGGTCACGGGGCCGCCGACCCGCTGAACGAGCTGCGCCCGGTCTCCGACGCGGCCACCGTGCGCCGGCTCATCGCCACCGTCCGGCAGGTGCACGTCGCCGACGCCGTCAAGCAGTACGCGATCGACCTGGTCACCGCCACCCGCGAGGCCCCGGACCTGCGCCTCGGTGCCTCTCCCCGGGCCACCCTCCAGCTGCTGCGCACTTCCCGCGCGGTGGCCGCCCTGGAGGGGCGCGACTACGTCCTCCCCGACGACCTCCAGGCGCTCGCCGTGCCGGTGCTGGCGCACCGGATCATCCCGACCGCCGACGCGCAGCTGGCCCGCCGCACCACCGACGCGATCGTCGCAGAGCTGGTGCACCGGCTGCCGTTGCCGCACGACCGCAAGCGTTCCCCGTACGACACCCGGCCCGCCACCGGCAACGGCCGCGGCCCGTTCGAGCCCCGGAGGCCGTGA